CTTTATAAgatgttatttaatgtatgtatatCTAGAGTCTAAATGTGTTGCCaatgatatatatacatgttaaataattgatatttatgacaTGAAAAgatatgtgatattatatattatttattatatataatttgtagtGATCAACAGATAACTAtaatataaagtgaaaaaatatatgtatagtgaaaattaatgtgaaaaaatatctgacaatatactaaaatataaaacataaatgtgaATAAAGTAACAAAAGTGCAACCTGTGAGTGTgcgaaaatataataaaatgggtgagaaaaaagtgagaaaaattaaataatgtgtacatttaatacatacACTGACTGCAAGTGAAAATAATGGTGaataaaagtgtataaaaataaaattaaaattaaaatagatataaataCTCCATATTTATCgttgtgttttttgtgtgttaaTTGATTATTACATATCTTTACCAACCAGATCAAAAGATTTTTCCTTTTGTTCGATGTTCTCAAAACCACAGAGGGTCCATCAAATAGGTGTCAACAGGGAGCATGATCTGGAAGTGTCACCTGATTGGACAGTTGGACAGgtactgtgtcacgggcactaggagtttatacccgagtttcacctgatgttataactgacagaggggcagtgttgaccacggacctcagggcagttaggGGAATGATTGGAATGAAGATAACAGCAAGGTAggtagagaatgtcttatgaagtcaatgacttgcagctgttgatggtggaagagaagaagcgatatagcttcagacgagatgagaggatgtgagtaggtgaaggtagctcgtggaagagtcagtggtctgcgtacagcaagttgtaccactgtagtgatgaggaggttgtcctggtgcaggtaggtagtagggtagtcggtggtctgcgtatagcaagttgtaccaccgctgtgatgggaagagttgtactggtgcaggtaggtagtagggtagtcggtggtctgcgtatagcaagttgtaccaccgctgtgatgaggaatgtccaggtgtaggtaggtagcaggagagtcagtggtctgcgtgtagcaagttgtaccactgtagtgatgaggaggttgtcctggtgcaggtaggtagtagggtagtcggtggtctgcgtatagcaagttgtaccaccgctgtgatgggaagagttgtactggtgcaggtaggtagcgggatagtcggtggtctgcgtatagcaagttgtaccaccgctgtgatgaggaatgtccaggtgtaggtaggtagcaggagagtcagtggtctgcgtatagcaagttgtaccactgctgtgataggaggacttgtccaggtgctggtaggtagcagggaagtcagtggtctgcgtgtagcaagttgtaccactgctgtgaggaggaatgaggacttgtccaggtgcaggggAGTCGTGTGGAAACGGCcaactgtagctgtgtggaaacagcacgagtagaaaggagttttgtacaacacaagtaggtaagtacaatgaatagtctgtcaatatagtagctggctctgcagcgtggagaagcgggtcagcgcggatatgcaagtaacaacaaagtcaatatgatgagagcataccgcagctgagtgagaagcttgtccgggtaaacaggcaatgtagcatagacagtctatcataggtaactgtaccttagtgcagtagtcacgtatagttcaataggtatgcaagtaaacaataatagtgaatagtggttatgcataccaagtagagcaggaatcagctgggaagctgaagaagcgatcagctgagtagacacgctgtagcgggtatgggaaccgccggtgagtagagcagggaacagcttggaaactgtagacgatcagctgagtagacacgctgtagcgggtatgggaaccgccggtgagtagagcaggaaacagcttggaaactgcagacgatcagctgagtagacacgctgtagctgGTATGGGAACCGCCcttgagtagagcagggaacagcttggaaactgcagacgatcagctgagtagacacgctgtagctggtatgggaaccgccggtgagtagagcagggaacagcttggaaactgcagacgatcagctgagtagacacgctgtagcgggtatgggaatcGCCGTTaagtagagcagggaacagcttggaaactgtagacgatcagcagagtagacacgctgtagcgggtatgggaaccgccggtgagtagagcagggaacagcttggaaactgcagacgatcagctgagtagacacgctgtagcgggtatgggaaccgccggtgagtagagcaggaagcagcttggaaactgcagacgatcagctgagtagacacactgtagcgggtatgggaaccgccggtgagtagagcaggaagcagcttggaaactgcagacgatcagctgggtagtaatgctgtagcgggtatgggaaccgccaatGAGTAGTGAAAacagtggagaagttgcccatgacaaccaatcagcattgaggtaacattttataatttgcatattataaaattatacggagcagctgattggttgccatgggcaacttcACTGTTTTCACTGCTTTATAATAAGTGCACAATGACTTTCCGAACACCCTGTAGTTGACAACCATGTCTATCACCCCTTTTGCTCTACGGAGATCAGAAGATGAACACCCCTGCATTAATTGTAAGGTgaggggtgctggaaaagggaaCCCACCAGACGTATATTGGGTAGTATTGAATATCTGTTTGATTGGAATTCTTTAAAACTAATTTGAAAGGAATAATACGCTGTTATAATGATGCAGATATGTTTGGAGAGTCATGTCAGTAGattattttgtgcattctttAGTCTGGGTTTTCTTGAAATGTTACTTTGCCACCTTTGTTACAGGACAGCAAACTGTACACATATCTCTGACACTGGGAGGACATATAGTAATAGATAAAAGGATCAAGACAGCAACTGATGCTGCTAATACAAGCACAGAGGATGTAGGCAGCAAACAGAGTTTGGCTGTGTTGTCCGTGATAATGCAGATGATGAATTAAAAAGATGACGTTGGTTGGTCCAAAACAAAGTACAAACACACAAAGCACAATCAACATCAGTAACACAGCTTCAGACTTCTTATATGTGCTCTCAGTTTTTGAGGAGCTCAGACTTCGGATGGTTCCAGTGTAACAGACAACTGTAATgattaaaggaaagaaaaagaaaactacaATAAAAGTGGTGAAATAGTAAATGTAAAAACTGAGATCATCCCTAAGGACCAGCACATCATAACACGTTGTGATATTCAGAGCGGCAATATATAGAGTTTGTTCTTTTAGGAGGAGTGGCACAGTGCCCGCTATGGATATTATCCAGATGCAGGAACAGACCAGCCACGCTCGGCTCATTGTGCGCCAGGAAAGGGACTGTATTGGATACACCACAGCCAGGAACCTGTCCACACTTATGCTGGTCATGAGCAGGATGGAGCAGTACATGTTACAGTAAAACGCTGCAGTGTAGAAGCGACACATTCCATCTCCAATCAGCCAGTTGTTCCCGGAGAATCGATAAGCGATGTTGAACGGCAGCAGAGTAACAAAGAGCACATCAGCAGCTGCCAGGTTCAGCATGTAAACCACCGCTGGATTCCGGACCTTTATCTTGACCAGGAACATGATGATGGCCATTACATTGAGAGGCAGAGCCACAATGACCACCAGGGTGTACACTGATGGTACAACTATGGTCCACAATTGACCAGTAAGAATCATTGCAATTTCTTCTGgaaattctgttttatttgaATTATTC
The Mixophyes fleayi isolate aMixFle1 chromosome 1, aMixFle1.hap1, whole genome shotgun sequence DNA segment above includes these coding regions:
- the LOC142103688 gene encoding proteinase-activated receptor 1-like, whose translation is MILTGQLWTIVVPSVYTLVVIVALPLNVMAIIMFLVKIKVRNPAVVYMLNLAAADVLFVTLLPFNIAYRFSGNNWLIGDGMCRFYTAAFYCNMYCSILLMTSISVDRFLAVVYPIQSLSWRTMSRAWLVCSCIWIISIAGTVPLLLKEQTLYIAALNITTCYDVLVLRDDLSFYIYYFTTFIVVFFFFPLIITVVCYTGTIRSLSSSKTESTYKKSEAVLLMLIVLCVFVLCFGPTNVIFLIHHLHYHGQHSQTLFAAYILCACISSISCCLDPFIYYYMSSQCQRYVYSLLSCNKGGKVTFQENPD